One Sulfolobus sp. S-194 DNA segment encodes these proteins:
- a CDS encoding thiolase domain-containing protein, with protein sequence MKVAIIGVGWYGFRPNTKDVSFREMMFEAAVRAYEDAGHINPRTDVDTFISCQEDFWEGIAISDEFAPDPIGGAMRPTMTVTGDGLQGILHGVMHIKSGLANITVVESHAKPSDILTMRDIIEFAFDPMYRIGAKNVHFLAGLDALKFMKLRSATREDFAKVVIKNKYNGLKNPRASYAANIGLEDVINKEYTIYPLTDLDISRFVDAAVVVILASEDVARKYTDTPVWINGIYSATDSTIELSELGEARYMKIASKEAYSMAKVNVKEIKAAFVDDTYSYKELQHVEGLGLSDNAVKDLREGEFEKGGKIEVNPLGGHLAKGRPLEVSGLSLLLDAVEYLRQGVVDKAVVASWRGIPTFTGVVGVVSR encoded by the coding sequence ATGAAAGTAGCTATAATAGGGGTAGGATGGTACGGTTTTAGGCCTAATACTAAAGACGTGTCATTTAGAGAAATGATGTTTGAAGCAGCTGTTAGAGCATATGAAGATGCTGGACATATAAATCCTAGAACTGACGTCGATACTTTTATTTCATGCCAAGAAGATTTTTGGGAAGGAATTGCAATATCTGATGAATTTGCCCCGGACCCTATTGGTGGTGCTATGAGACCTACAATGACTGTAACCGGTGATGGATTGCAAGGAATACTTCATGGAGTTATGCACATAAAATCTGGATTGGCAAATATAACTGTAGTAGAATCCCATGCAAAACCTAGTGATATTCTAACAATGAGAGATATAATAGAATTCGCCTTTGATCCTATGTATAGGATTGGAGCAAAGAACGTTCATTTTCTTGCTGGTTTAGACGCATTAAAGTTTATGAAGCTAAGGAGTGCAACTAGAGAAGATTTTGCTAAAGTTGTTATAAAGAATAAGTATAATGGTCTTAAAAACCCAAGAGCCTCTTACGCGGCTAATATTGGTTTAGAAGATGTGATAAATAAAGAATACACAATATATCCACTGACGGATTTGGATATTTCGCGTTTCGTTGATGCAGCAGTTGTCGTTATATTAGCTAGTGAGGATGTTGCACGCAAATATACTGATACTCCCGTATGGATTAATGGAATATATTCTGCTACTGATTCAACAATAGAACTTTCAGAATTAGGAGAGGCAAGATACATGAAAATTGCTTCGAAGGAAGCCTATAGCATGGCGAAAGTAAATGTAAAAGAAATAAAGGCTGCTTTTGTTGACGATACTTATAGTTATAAAGAGCTTCAGCATGTTGAAGGCTTAGGTTTGAGTGATAATGCTGTAAAGGATTTAAGAGAAGGTGAGTTTGAAAAAGGAGGGAAGATTGAGGTTAATCCATTAGGTGGCCATTTGGCTAAGGGTAGACCATTAGAAGTTAGCGGATTATCGTTATTATTGGATGCTGTAGAGTATTTAAGACAAGGAGTTGTTGATAAAGCTGTAGTGGCAAGTTGGAGAGGAATTCCTACTTTTACAGGTGTTGTTGGAGTGGTGAGTAGATAA